The Pontibacter sp. SGAir0037 DNA segment ACCACAGCGATGAAGATGGAGCCCGTCAGACCCTGGATGAAATTGAAAAAGGGGGCGGAAAAGGCTTTATCTGCAAGGCCGATGTGAGCAAAGAGGAAGATGTGGCCCGTATGTTTCAGGCAGCACTGGAGGCTTACGGAACTGTAGATGTGCTGGTGAGCAACGCCGGAATCCAGCAAGACAGTGCCTTTGCCGAGATGACGCTGGATCAATGGAACAAGGTGATGAATACCAACCTCACCGGCTATTTTTTATGCGCCCGCGAGGCCATCAAAATTTTCAATCAGAAAGGAGAAGCAGGCCCGGACGACAAAGCCAAGGGCAACATCATATTCATGAGTTCAGTGCATGACATTATTCCGTGGGCCGGTCATGTGAACTATGCTTCCTCTAAAGGCGGTATTCTAATGCTGATGAAGTCGTTGGCGCTGGAGGTAGCTCCTAAGAAGATACGCATCAATGCCATTTCGCCGGGAGCCATTGCCACAGATATCAACGAAGACGTCTGGAACGATGAGGAAAAGCGCAAAGAATTGTTAAAACTGATTCCGTACAAGCGTATCGGTAAGCCGGAAGATGTTGCCAAAGTAGCTGTTTGGCTGGCTTCTCCGGATAGTGATTATGTGACAGGTACAACTATTTACGTTGACGGCGGCATGACACTTTATCCGGGGTTTGTGAACAACGGGTAAGATTTATTAAAGAAGTAAAGAGGCTTTTTTAGCTGAGCAGAGAAATGCTGCTTGCAGAGTTCGTTTTGGAGTTGTTTTCTGAAAGCAGCTCCAAAACGGCTTCTTTTGTGTATACCTGGGAGGTACTAAATTTCTGGCAAAGAATTAATTGAAGCAGCTGTCTGCTTCACATCAGAACCTGGCAGTGCCAGTACAAAAAAAGGCATAGTAGAGGTTAAAATAAATTAGCAGCAAGCCTGTAAGCCGGGTTCTGTCGCATAGCCGAAGCTACACGTCTTATCATTTATCTAGGCCTGCACTCACGCACAGGCTCCATCGACCTACCCACTGACATCGGACGAGCAGCCCTTAGCCCTGCCGAAGCAAGGCGCTGACAGCCTATTTGGTCTTTCAACTCCTAAGGTTTACCCAGCTGGAACGGTCACCCGCCCACTGGTGCGCTCTTACCGCACCTTTTCACCCTTACCACTTTTGCAAGTGGCGGTAATTTTCTGTGGCACTAGCTGTAGCTGTTTCGTCGCCAAAACAGCCCCTTCCCGTTAGGAAGTAGGATGCTCTGCGTTGCCCGGACTTTCCTCTCCTCCCGAAAGAGCAGCGATAAGACGGCCTGCTGTTAATCTATTTCAATGCAAAAATAGGAGGTTTAGTTAAGAGTTAAAACAAAATGGGTTTAATAGGTTAAATACAACCCTCTAACCTCTTTAACTCGTCTCTCCCTAACTCCACTACCTTAGCCTTACCAGGGTGGCTCCGTAGCCAAATTTTTCTTTTTTGGCGTCTTCGAAATATTTGATACCAACGGTTTTGCTGAGAATTTTCTGAATCTCTTTACGAAGTACACCGTTGCCTGTGCCATGTATAAACACAATCTCATGCATATTGGATGCCATAGCTCTGTCCAAAGCATCCTGGAAATGCTCCAGCTGCTTTTTCAGCATGGCGCTGTTGCTCATGCCCTGGTAGTCTTCTGTTAGTTTTTCTATATGCAGGTCTACTTCATGTTCCGGAGCCTGAAGTTTATAATTATCTTTTGGGGCTGCTGTTTCAGCTAATTGCTCCTTTATCTTATCTGTGTCAACTACCGTAGGTTTCGTGTCCAGCTGGAACAGGTACGCCTCTTTGTTTAAGATGGGCGCTGTTTTTTTACTTTTATAAAAAGAGGCAG contains these protein-coding regions:
- a CDS encoding SDR family oxidoreductase; its protein translation is MSTQTANQTVLVTGASSGIGQGIAIAFGQKEANVIVNYHSDEDGARQTLDEIEKGGGKGFICKADVSKEEDVARMFQAALEAYGTVDVLVSNAGIQQDSAFAEMTLDQWNKVMNTNLTGYFLCAREAIKIFNQKGEAGPDDKAKGNIIFMSSVHDIIPWAGHVNYASSKGGILMLMKSLALEVAPKKIRINAISPGAIATDINEDVWNDEEKRKELLKLIPYKRIGKPEDVAKVAVWLASPDSDYVTGTTIYVDGGMTLYPGFVNNG